In the Doryrhamphus excisus isolate RoL2022-K1 chromosome 2, RoL_Dexc_1.0, whole genome shotgun sequence genome, tacatattttacaatatatatatatatacatacaaatatatttttaaatatcaataataataatatcaataataataatatttttaaaataagattACATATCTTTTTGagtttaaaaactttttttaccttatataatagaaataaatattttactatatatatgtgtatatatatacacacaaacatattttaaatatcaataataataatattttcaaaataagattaCATATCTttttgagtttaaaaaaatatttttttaccttacATAATAGGaatacatattttacaaaatatatatatacaaacatattttaaatatcaataataataataatttttaaataagatTACACATCTttttgagtttaaaaaaacatttttttccttatataatatcaataattcttttacaatatatatacaaacatatttttaaatatcaataatagTTTCTAAATGAATTATATTCAAGTAAAAATCTGATTAATAAACagattaataatattaacataaaaaagtgTATCTTACGTCTATGCCTCCGTAGGCCACTTTATGATTTAAAGTGAAATTATTAATTCCTATTAAGTTCTATTCCTATTAAGTTCCTAAGTATTATTGCCATTATTATGAATTTGTAAGGAAAGCCACTGCATagcaatacaattaataatttttCACAAGTGTTTAACATAACATAGAGtagtaaattatatataaatgtccaatattattagtatttacaACCAATCAACCGTATCAAAGGAGGGATGATAGTATtccaatatgaatatattccaTGTAAAAAgcaatacaaatatattcatgTTCTATAATCTGTATGTTCCACTTCAGAGCAAAAAGCGACCCCTCCTCATGCCGATACACCGACAGTCCACGTGTCTCCTGTTGGACAACCTTTCTCTCCTCCTACTCCATCTCCAACATACACCAAGAGGCCCGTCACCCCCAGAGTAGAGCAAAGAGGGGGCAAACAAGAGGAACAGAGTCCGCAGATTGTTGCCTCTTACCCCCACGACCGAGAACCGGGAGAAGGCATCGACTCCGAACACATCCTAACAGACTCCGAGCGTCCCCACAGAGAAGGAAACCACAAGGAGAAGCATTCTAACGACCGATTCATTCTTGATTCCCTCACGTCTGAACACTCCGTAGCCGCCGACGACCTCCAGAGGGAGAACGCCGTGTTGCGTTCCGAGCTGCGTGACGCGCGCGAGGAGCTCCAGAAACGACTGGAGGACCTGGAAGCCCAGCGTCGAGCCGAAACGGAGGCCGGGACGCGTCTGAAACATCTGAGCCGCAAACACAGCGGCCAGGGCATGATTGACAGAGACGAGCAGGAGAAGCCGTGGAGGACTCAGTTTGAGAAGGAGAAAGCTGAGAGCGAGCGCTTGAGGAAGGCCCTCGCCGCTTTGGAGACGGACGTGGAGAGACGCGAGGACGGGCGTGCTCAGGAGGAGCGGGAGACGGAGATGATGCAGTTGAACCTCCAGCTGAAGGAGCAGCTCGGCCAGGTGAAAGTCCACTTGGCTTTAGAGCGAGAAGGTCGGGAGCAGGAGAAAGCGGAGCTGACTCGAATCACTGCAACAAAGAGAGAATTGAACATGAAAGTGGAAGAACTTGCCGGCGAGCTTGCTGAACTGCAGCGCAGCAGACACGAAGAGGAGAAACACTCCGGCGGTCTCACGCTCCGCCGACTCGACTCCAACGTCAACAAACTCCCGTTGCCGGAGCAACACGTCCTCTTCTGCCAGGCCGCAAACCGGCACGACGTGACGGCGGATCTCATCCAAGAGGAGCGCACGACGACTCGCTCCGACCTCCAGAAGGATGAGTCGGACGTCTCGGACCTCAAGCAGGAGATTGAACGACTCAGGAAGGAAAATGCGCAGGAAACGGAGCGTGCTGAGCAGTCCCAAGTGAAACTGACCGCCCTTCAAAACCAGGTACGCAAACTCGAAATGAACGTAAGCTCTAccaaataatggtaatggtaatggtaatggtaatggtaatggtaatggtttaattccatttgaacatgcatcagattccaattgaatgcatcccataatcagttcccagttccacatgtccaaaaggagtaggaagaagcaaagcttattaaatcctacccctccatctggtacttttacaatcactaactgttacatttgttcacttcctgctttcctaatatcatttgagtttttttttataaattttctcaattttaatttttacaatcagtaactgttacatttgttcacttcctgcctttactaatataatttaagttttttgattaattttaatttttacaatcagtaactgttacatttgttcacttcctgctttcctaatatcatttaagttttttaaattcattttcttaattttaatttttacaatcagtaactgttacatttgttcacttcctgctttcctaatatagtttaagttttttgattaattttaatttttacaatcagtaactgttacatttgttcacttcctgctttcctaatataatttaagttttttgattaattttaatttttacaatcagtaactgttacatttgttcactccctgctttcctaatatcatttaagttttttaattaatttaaatttttacaatcagtaactgttacatttgttcacttcctgctttcctaatatcatttaagttttttttattaattttcttgatttttattttaatttttacaatcagtaactgttacatttgttcacttcctgctttcctaatatcatttaagttttttttattaattttcttaattttaatttttacaatcagtaactgttacatttgttcacttcctgctttcctaatatcatttaagttttttttattaattttattaattttaattttaatttttacaatcagtaactgttacatttgttcacttcctgctttcctaatatcatttaagttttttttattaattttcttaattttaattataattcttacaatcagtaactgttacatttgttcacttcctgctttcctaatatcatttaagttttttaaattaattttcttaattttaatttttacaatctgtaactgttacatttgttcacttcctgctttcctaatataatttaagttttttaattaattttaaatttaatttttacaatcagtaactgttacatttgttcacttcctgctttcctagtataatttaagttttttaaatcttaattttattaatttttattatttttttaatgtgttttggaATGACAATAAGCTGTACTCGTCACTTTCTTCTGCCAGCTGACCGGTCAAACCCAGCAGCTAACTCTCGGCTTCGAGAAGCAGAGCCAGTACATCACCGCGCTTCTCGCCGAGCTTCGGGAGAAGGACCACGCCCTCCTCAGCCAGGCCGAGGAACTGCAGCGCTGCGCACGAGCGCTGGATTCGCTTAAGGCCGAGGAAGGAAAAGTCGGCGAGATTGTTGATGAAGGCCAAATAGACGATGCGCTCGACTCCGTGGATTCTCTAGTCAGCGTCACGGCTGACTATCTCGCCGACTCCGATCAACAAGCGGAACACCTCGTATGCTCCGCTAACACTGAAGGTATCCAAGCCTCTGAAGCTGTGTGCGGTCAAGATGGAGGACAAGCACCTCCACGCCTCATCTGCCACCTGAAGCAGCAGGTATCTACAGCTGGAGCGATGGActctattttcattttcttccaagGTTCATCCATcgtccatcttttttttccgtCCAGGTGAAGGCGCAGCAGAAGGAACTCCAGCGACTCTCTCAGGTGGCCAAGCAGCAAGCCGAGGAGTTGGCCATCTGGAGATTAGCTTCCCAGCCCGACTCCGCTTCCGAGAAGGATCAGACCCTTCCCGACCCGGGAGACCGCTCCGCACTGGTCATCAGAGAAGACGAGGTGCTCCTCTCCTGTACCTCCAAGAGACTCCAAGGCCGCATGCTGTCTACCAGGTACACTCacactggaggaggaggaggaggaggaggagggttcactctgtgcattgctttcagcaccttggtgctTCTGTCAGTCATACAAtctctttgtcttggtgggaggaggcggggccgctagcataaaCACAGAGTGCATATGAGTGTAACatattagtagattgcaatgcatatattgcatatatatattatattgggcaaaaaataaatgcaatttgcttaaatatgcatgtttttttactgctgcaggccacaaatggcccccaggccacactttgggcaccATTGGCTCATACGGgacttgtattttatttcattatgtatttttatgcaaaaaataaatgcaatttgcttaaatatgcatgtttttttactgctgcaggccacaaatggcccccaggccacactttgggcaccTTTTAACTCATACgggatttgtgttttatttcattatgtatttttatgcaaagaattaggcaaaaaataaatgcaatttgcttaaatatgcatgtttttttactgctgcaggccacaaatggcccccaggccacactttgggcaccATTGGCTCATACGGgacttgtattttatttcattatgtatttttatgcaaaaaataaatgcaatttgcttaaatatgcatgtttttttactgctgcaggccacaaatggcccccaggccacactttgggcaccTTTTAACTCATACgggatttgtgttttatttcattatgtatttttatgcaaagaattaggcaaaaaataaatgcaatttgcttaaatatgcatgtttttttactgctgcaggccacaaatggcccccaggccacactttgggcaccGTTGGCTCATATgggatttgtattttatttcattatgtatttttacgCAAATAAttaggcaaaaaataaatgcaatttgcttaaatatgcatgttttttttactgctgcaggccacaaatggcccccaggccacactttgggcaccTTTGGCTCATAAGGgacttgtattttatttcattgtgtatttttatgcaaaaaataaatgcaatttgcttaaatatgcatgtttttttactgctgcaggccacaaatggcccccaggccacactttgggcaccTTTAACTCATACgggatttatgttttatttcattatgtatttttacgCAAAGAAttaggcaaaaaataaatgcaatttgcTTTAATATACATGTTGTTTTACtcctgcaggccacaaatggcccccaggccacactttgggcaccTTTTAACTCATACgggatttgtgttttatttcattatgtatttttacgCAAAGAAttaggcaaaaaataaatgcaatttgcttaaatatgcgtgtttttttactgctgcaggccacaaatggcccccaggccacactttgggcaccTTTGGCTCATAAGGgacttgtattttatttcattatgtatttttatgcaaaaaataaatgcaatttgcttaaatatgcatgttttttttttactgctgcaggccacaaatggcccccaggccacactttgggcaccTTTTAACTCATACgggatttgtgttttatttcattatgtatttttacgCAAAGAAttaggcaaaaaataaatgcaatttgcttaaatatgcacatttttttttactgctgcaggccacaaatggcccccaggccacactttgggcaccTTTGGCTCATACgggatttgtattttatttaattatgtatttttatgcaaagaattaggtaaaaaataattgcaatttacttaaatatgcatttttttactaaCAGACTGTAgtaaatgtattaattcattaatttattattagttatttaatTTTGATAGCGTGAGAGTGCGGTGTTgccttatatatatttaataataaaataatatttggaatatatgaattacattatttaatgtaattaattacaaCAGAGATCATCTTTACATGTTgactttaattattatattagtttttggttaaaaatgagaaataatgtcgttcattcatttattagttatttaatTTTGATAGAGTGAGAGTTCAATGTTATGCTATATATatttaatcataaaataatattttgaatatatgaattacattatttaattatgttaattaCAACAGAGATCATATTTACATGTTAACTTTAATTATTGTTGAATTTGTCAAAGTAGTTTTCGGTTAAAAATGAGAAATGATgtcaatatacaaatatatatggaatacatatattatattaatttttcaatgtacttttcttaaaagtcagtgtgtgaatttcacgtcCTGAATTTGAAATAACTCTGATTTTTGTTGATACCTCAAGCGTGCAACAGAACAACTCGGCAGAGCTGAGCCCCCTCCATGCGCCCCCTGCAGCCATCAACAAGGTAAAggactattatttattattatttattatcatttattattatttatttttattatttatttattattttttatttttattatttatttattattatttatttattattatttactattatttattattatttatttttattatttatttattatttactataatttattattatttattacaatttattattatttattatttattattatttattatttattattattatttattattattatttattatttattattattatctattattatttattattatttattattatttattattatttattattatttattattatttattattatttattattatttattattatttattattatttattattatttattattatttgtttattataactttattataactttattttattattagtctTTGGTTAAAAATGAGAAATAATTGCTGCCATTTTCTTGTGATTTAGGGTTCAGGAGAGGAACCCAAGCCGTCGGGTCCACGTTTAGCCCAACACAAAGCGGAGCAACAGTCCGAATTTCTCCGCACGCCAGCCGTGCAAGGGGGTCATCGACACGTCGCCACGGATTCATCCCGACGTCCCGATGCCGCGTGGAGCAGCTGGGGATCCACCAGCGACTCCTCGGCGACAAGCGTCGGCACTCAAACCGAGGGGGGTCACGCCGCCGCAGCAGCAGTAGCACCTGAGCGCCGCTGTGCGCACACACAGacggaggatgaggaggacgaAGAGTTAGACAACGCTCCTCCGACCGCGCCCAGAGTTGAGACGTCGGAGGTGAGAGAGACAAGAGACAAAATGCTCTTTTCCACTTCCTTCCCCATCCCGGCGGACCCCGTGCGTCTGGCGGAGAGAATACGACGAAACAGGACGCAGCTGTCTGCCGCTTTTGACGATACCGAATATGAACCGTATGGCCTCCCGGAAGTTGTTATGAAAggtacttttgttttgttttggaaaaaaaaaaacagaatccgTTTTTAGATCATCCTTTATTTATTGCTAGTTTCCGTCCTGCAGGCTTTGCAGACATCCCCACCGGGCCCTCGTGCCCCTACATTGTGAGGAGGGGCTTGTTGGGGACGGTCGTCGTCCCTGTCACTCAGAAGGAGGCGAGTCCAGAGGACGAGACGGACTGATAGGCGAGCACGCAGGTATATGCACCACATGTTGAACCACAAGCCGAGAAACACTACACTatcgctccaaagtttgggattttatccatagttaactcgtaattaatcacaattaatatcAGATCCAAAGACgctttggccagtctgagatatggctttatCTAAAAATTTAccatatttaatcacattttatccatagttaactcgtaattaatcacaattaatatgAGGTCCAAAGatgttttggccagtctgagatatgcctttttctaaaaatttaccatatttaatcacattttatccatagttaactcgtaattaatcacaattaatatcAGGTCCAAAGAcgttttggccagtctgagatatggctttttctaaaatttaccatatttaatcacattttatccatagttaactcgtaattaatcacaattaatatcAGGTCCAAAGAcgttttggccagtctgagatatggcttttttctaaaaattgaccatatttaatcacattttatccatagttaactcgtaattaatcacaattaatatcAGGTCCAAAGAcgttttggccagtctgagatgtggctttttctaaaaatttaccatatttaatcacattttatccatagttaacttgtaattaatcacaattaatatcAGGTCCAAAGACGTTTTGGCCAGTCTGGGATATGGCTTTTTTCTAAAATTTGccatatttaatcacattttatccatagttaactcataattaatcacaattaatatcAGGTCCAAAGAcattttggccagtctgagatatggcttttttctcaaatttaccatatttaatcacattttatccatagttaacttgtaattaatcacaattaatatcAGGTCCAAAGACGTTTTGGCCAGTCTGGGATATGGCTTTTTTCTCAAATTTGccatatttaatcacattttatccatagttaactcgtaattaatcacaattaatatcAGGTCCAAAGAcgttttggccagtctgagatatggctttttctaaaatttaccatatttaatcatattttaaCCATAGTTAACttgtaattaatcacaattaatatcAGGTCCAAAGACgctttggccagtctgagatatgtttttttctcaaatttaccatatttaatcacaattaatcacattttttttcatccatagTTAACTTGTACacacttgaacacaccacacaccaacaaacatagtacatttaaaaaatacttagtCTGGGAGATTAAAAGACGGCATTTTACTTGAACTATCAGCAACCAAATAAAAACTGATCCCAGACTTATTTTCGGAAAGGCTGCCATAAATTAGTGCTGTGAAATGCCAGACCCGAGCCAAAACGTCAGAAAAACTAAATCATCGTTGTCATCCATCATGGGCAGGCTGACTCTTCATTTATAATATTCTGATTGTTGAGTTTTATGAGGcagaaattgggaaaaaaatagacACAATGGTCCCTTGTGATTTTAaagagacattttttaaaaaagtctaataaccaaaaacaaacaaaactaacagTTGTAACGTCATAATGAGGGAGaacatcattttagcagcataaagttgaagtATTGAAGGAATacgttttttaaatgtactattttttttaggaTAAAAAAAGACTTTATTTTCCAACATATTTAAGTACTTCATTGATTTCTGCCTTGGaaactaccgctcaaaagtttgggatcacttggaaattgttttggccagtctgagatatggctttttctaaaatttgccatatttaatcacattttaaccATAGTTAACtcgtaattaatcacaattaatatcAGGTCCAAATatgttttggccagtctgagatatggctttttctaaaaatttaccatatttaatcacattttatccatagttaactcgtaattaatcacaattaatatcAGGTCCAAAGAcgttttggccagtctgagatatggctttttctaaaatttaccatatttaatcacattttatccatagttaacttaaattgtattaggaaagcaggaagtgaacaaatgtaacagttactgattgtaaaaattaaaattaagaaaattaatttaaaaaaaattaaatgatattaggaaagtaggaagtgaacaaatgtaacagttactgattgtaaaattaaaattaattaaaaaacttaaattgtattaggaaagcaggaagtgaacaaatgtaacagttactgattgtaaaaattaaaataaaaattaagaaaattaattaaaaaaacttaaatgatattagtaaagcaggaagtgaacaaatgtaacagttactgattgtaaaattaaaattaattaaaaaacttaaattgtattaggaaagcaggaagtgaacaaatgtaacagttactgattgtaaaaattaaaataaaaactaagaaaattaatttaaaaaacttaaatgatattaggaaagcaggaagtgaacaaatgtaacagttagtgattgtaaaagtaccagatggaggggtaggatttaataagctttgcttcttcctactccttttggacatgtggaagtgggaactaattatgggatgcattcaatcggaatctaatgcatgttcaaatggaattaaaccattaccattacaaatccGTATTGGTACCACgctttatttttctaatttattcaACAAATTAAGGTCAAAGTCAactggaacaaaaacaaaaacgcagaAAAATATATCCACGTTTATCCATatccaatattttttccatgccAACAAATAGCGACCATGACTTCCTTGGTTTCCAGATGCCTTCCATGGACGACATGGGCTTTTAAAGGGACAcacacctccacctccaccttgcACCTGGGATGTCTTCATCATCATTACGTAGCTTCACAGACACcacttataaatatatttatatatatttagcaaCGTACATCACTAAACGCTATTTATGCTTTATTAACTTTATATGAACTCATGGCTGACTGAGTGAGTGGATCGGTgcctagattttttttttttttttttttttttttaaagatggcgATAACGCCGTAAAGGCCAAAGTGAGCCTGTTGTtgtaaaatgtgacatttgtgtttatttctgtGTATCTTATTTATAGACATTTGATTGTGTTTTAGTGAAGGGCAGGTGTTTACATAAACGCACCGTATATGAAAGCATAGagtgtatgaatgtgtgtgtgtgtgtgtgggtatgTTTTTAAACACATCTACATCTGgatgttgatgtgtgtgtgtgtgagtgggtgtGGGGGAGTACCAGAGTGGGGGGCCGGTTTGTGTGACTAACCTG is a window encoding:
- the si:dkeyp-115e12.6 gene encoding centromere protein F, giving the protein MSWAEDDWTVGLSGRVLQKVKELQIHQERLSRENKQKQLQLDNIQISYDKQTAKYEEARVELQAAHRELQSVREEVKSAVTSGQRLGQELQTKQAQVCSLEGQLDAARTLGNKLTQEVKRLEAELEKLHRSADTTPFSTPCWSATSPWDHHGSRNEDRTSPREEAESRSLRIRQRLPFSETPSTPLPRQLKTTPRSHPSDQSDSFAAPLAVFPWERDDPGPGAKRPSPSSPQTPCGDIVHHGQSRQEASEGEREIRAQTETSLSRMQHRISSLEEELSGKNEFLKSLQRDTEQSKKKMASSELGLQRAHNELSAARTRISQESERASVAELRLKQIQEELKCQRQNAESGRLQHQQRTKELEKQHQRDLLELQKEKQGMEKQHQQEANKLNQELQQARTLHNGLQAQVDKLSLQKQALDKESASLKEQVKFSERQLQESQKKEIQIQAKLQDAVRDAEGAALSLEQSKKRERALEEESSRLEEQRADALRLLKDLQEQKATPPHADTPTVHVSPVGQPFSPPTPSPTYTKRPVTPRVEQRGGKQEEQSPQIVASYPHDREPGEGIDSEHILTDSERPHREGNHKEKHSNDRFILDSLTSEHSVAADDLQRENAVLRSELRDAREELQKRLEDLEAQRRAETEAGTRLKHLSRKHSGQGMIDRDEQEKPWRTQFEKEKAESERLRKALAALETDVERREDGRAQEERETEMMQLNLQLKEQLGQVKVHLALEREGREQEKAELTRITATKRELNMKVEELAGELAELQRSRHEEEKHSGGLTLRRLDSNVNKLPLPEQHVLFCQAANRHDVTADLIQEERTTTRSDLQKDESDVSDLKQEIERLRKENAQETERAEQSQVKLTALQNQLTGQTQQLTLGFEKQSQYITALLAELREKDHALLSQAEELQRCARALDSLKAEEGKVGEIVDEGQIDDALDSVDSLVSVTADYLADSDQQAEHLVCSANTEGIQASEAVCGQDGGQAPPRLICHLKQQVKAQQKELQRLSQVAKQQAEELAIWRLASQPDSASEKDQTLPDPGDRSALVIREDEVLLSCTSKRLQGRMLSTSVQQNNSAELSPLHAPPAAINKGSGEEPKPSGPRLAQHKAEQQSEFLRTPAVQGGHRHVATDSSRRPDAAWSSWGSTSDSSATSVGTQTEGGHAAAAAVAPERRCAHTQTEDEEDEELDNAPPTAPRVETSEVRETRDKMLFSTSFPIPADPVRLAERIRRNRTQLSAAFDDTEYEPYGLPEVVMKGFADIPTGPSCPYIVRRGLLGTVVVPVTQKEASPEDETD